In Nicotiana tabacum cultivar K326 chromosome 2, ASM71507v2, whole genome shotgun sequence, the following proteins share a genomic window:
- the LOC107781644 gene encoding uncharacterized protein LOC107781644 isoform X2, translating to MESSCKSEETRTALATLSRKDQKITQKNSKRQKRMRNNVLKETSNSCNTDNAGKNQEEGDDKAEVEEKILALQKIVPGGESLGVDMLFEETAGYILALQCQIKTLKVLASFVEGSEKERMKLGG from the coding sequence ATGGAGAGTAGTTGTAAGAGTGAAGAAACAAGAACAGCATTAGCCACATTATCAAGAAAAGATCAGAAAATCACTCAAAAAAACTCCAAGAGGCAAAAGAGGATGAGAAATAATGTGTTGAAAGAAACTAGTAATAGTTGCAATACTGATAATGCAGGGAAAAATCAAGAAGAAGGTGATGACAAGGCTGAGGTGGAGGAGAAAATCTTGgcattacaaaaaatagtaccaGGAGGAGAATCACTTGGTGTTGATATGCTCTTTGAAGAAACTGCTGGTTATATTTTGGCATTGCAATGTCAAATCAAAACACTCAAAGTTCTTGCTAGCTTTGTTGAAGGTTCTGAGAAGGAAAGGATGAAACTTGGAGGTTGa
- the LOC107781644 gene encoding uncharacterized protein LOC107781644 isoform X1 yields MESSCKSEETRTALATLSRKDQKITQKNSKRQKRMRNNVLKETSNSCNTDNAGKNQEEGDDKAEVEEKILALQKIVPGGESLGVDMLFEETAGYILALQCQIKTLKVLASFVEGSEKERMKLGGYKKDRTKKKMM; encoded by the exons ATGGAGAGTAGTTGTAAGAGTGAAGAAACAAGAACAGCATTAGCCACATTATCAAGAAAAGATCAGAAAATCACTCAAAAAAACTCCAAGAGGCAAAAGAGGATGAGAAATAATGTGTTGAAAGAAACTAGTAATAGTTGCAATACTGATAATGCAGGGAAAAATCAAGAAGAAGGTGATGACAAGGCTGAGGTGGAGGAGAAAATCTTGgcattacaaaaaatagtaccaGGAGGAGAATCACTTGGTGTTGATATGCTCTTTGAAGAAACTGCTGGTTATATTTTGGCATTGCAATGTCAAATCAAAACACTCAAAGTTCTTGCTAGCTTTGTTGAAGGTTCTGAGAAGGAAAGGATGAAACTTGGAG GGTACAAAAAAGATCgcaccaaaaaaaaaatgatgtaG